The Plasmodium cynomolgi strain B DNA, chromosome 13, whole genome shotgun sequence DNA segment ACACAACTTTCGTGAATATCGACCAGCAAACAGTGTAGTACTCTAAAGTATGGTCTCTGATTAAATGTCTTCTTTTCAGTTTCGCACTTTTTGTGTATGACTCTGCATATGACATGGAGGGCCCTCTGTAGGATTATTACTGGGGATAGCTGTTCTTGGTCTACTAGCTTGTTCATCGTTACGACCATTTTGCACCAGGCATCCACATAGCTGTAATTTAGTAACTCGCTTGTTTTGTGCGTTTCTCTTAACTCTGCATCGTTTGTTTTATCCTTCACGAAGTTTTCATTGGCcaattcctttttcccctcgtcCGGTGCTATCCGGTTGCAATGGTCCTTACTTCCGGTAAGTTCGCCCTTTTGTACCGTCTCCTCGGGCGATTCTTTCGTATGTAATTGTGGCTCATCCGTTTGGCTCACTTCTGCTACATCCGTTTTGCGTGACACGTCTCCCTCTACGGGTTGTCCCTCCCTGCTGCTTGCACTGCTCTCATTCACGGTGTCACCCAGTTTGATATCGTGTGCAGACTTGTTCAAATTCTGCACAGCTATGCTAACCGAAATGCTAATCGAATGAGACAGAAACTGATCCATAACGTGGTCCGTGCAAAGAAGGCCACAGGTCCACAATTtcatcaaatattttatacactTTGAAATGTGTTGCTGCTTTATGATCTCCAGCATGGGGTTCCAAATGCTCATCttcaaaatgtttaaataattcttaTACAAAATGTACCACTCCGCAAAAAGGTACGCAATGAATAAtcccatttcttctttcacTACAGGAGGGGCAGGTAAAAATTTACACCTTACCGGTTCGTACAACACGTCGCGCACGTAGTAATACTGCATGTACTTTTCTGGGGGCTTATCATTCACGTTGCTTTCTTTGACGCTGGGGACGTAATTTATTAGGCTGTTTTTCTGACTCTCGGGGATCTTCAAATTTGTACCCTTTTGTAGCTCTGACTGCATGGCGAGGTAGGAGGCTGACAAGGTGCTTAGGGCGGATGCACTCGACATGGACGAGGCGACGGAGGAGCTAGACGAAGATGTGTCATTGtcgtggttttttttctcttcctcttcgccCTGCCTGATTTGTGAAAACGAATtggaggaggacgaagaaTAATCTGACATTTCTGAGTTGTTCGATTCAAAAGAGTACAATGAGGAGGAGCTAAAATGTTTCTTCTCTGCGGCTTGATTTGGGCCCTGTTCGCTACTATCCTCGAAATTCCTAACGTCCCCATCCTCCCTTTTAATACTGCTACCATTTATACTTACCGCagatccattttttaaatgatggTTCATGTGCTCTTCCTTGTTATCGCTATTCGTGTTTTCCCCATTCAGATTCGCACTTTCCTTCTTTGCACAGTTACTTTCTTTGTTCAAATCGTTGCTCACAATTTCCTTCCTGATCATTTTCTCCGAGttgatgtttttattttctacgCTCAGTCTTTCCAACAAATACATGGTGCGCTCATCTACGTTGTTATGGTCATATTGAATTTTTACGTTtgctataaaaaaggagtttcCAGCGTTGGGTGGGTTGTTGTTACTGCTCTCCTCGGATGTGACGGATGGTTTATTCGTGTGCTCGTTGTTGCTATTTTGGTGGGTCACTGAAATGGGCATGATCtgtttattcttttctttgaGCATTTGCTCCTTCTGTTGATCACGTTTGTTTGGCGCGCCTGCGTCTTTTTTGCTACTACTCTCCTTTTGAGTGTATTCCCCATTCACTTCACCGTTCGTCCGCTGTATCTCCTCCTCTTTCGCTTTCCCAGCTCCACTACCTTTACACACGCGATCAGCACTTTTCTCCTTCCGTGCCTTTTCTCTGCCTCCCTTCGTCGGGAATATGTACTCCGTCAGATTGATGCACGTTTTTATGGACTCTCCCTCTTCTTGTGATTCCCTGGTCTGCTTCTTCAAACACTTAAGCCCCTCAAACATTTGCTTCAATTCTCTTTTGGTGCTTTGCAAAAGGACCTCCTCcgtggaaggaaaataagCATGCTCATTATCACTACacaacattttatttatcatgATTAGCTTTTTAATGGTCTTCTTAACATGATCCACAGCCAAATACTTCTTCTTAATAACTACATAGTTGATGAGTTCCGTGCAGAATGTAACAAAATTGAGGTTGTTACTATATCTCGATATTTTACATAACATTTTGTTTAACTCTTTGTGATCAATGAGGTTGTAACGGATGAATGGGACCATGTGGTTTACGTTGTAACTCTGAGTGTCTTCTATGTAGGAGGTAACTAGCTTCTTTAGTTCTCTGCTGTTTCTGCACATTTGCTCTAATATGCACAGGAGTACCTCCAGATGGAGGAACAGTTCGTTGATGTTCCCCGGATTGGTGTGCTCAGATTTGTCTTCACGCGCGCTTCCATTCGTTGTGCTTTGGATGGGCGTTTCGTCCTTACCGCGTAGGCTGCTGCTAACAGTGCCATCACAGCTTCCGCCATTTACACCGTTAGcacttttttcgccttcttccCCACTGTAGACCGGCAAACTGAGGGTCTCCTCCCTTGCACTCTGCTCGCTCCGACTTAAAAGAacaagcattttttttatggcctCCTGAACAATCTTAAACAGTTTGGTACctataattttgtaagtcTCATTCTTATCTGCAGCAGATTCGCATATCAAAATAAGTAACTtgcaaagaacaaaaatttcgTGATCTGTCGAAAGGTAAGTTAATACCAAGAGGGAGTGTGTAACTGCGCATGTTAATTTTTCGAACTTATAGTACGGCGTCTTCACATTACAGTAGCTTTTAAAGTTATTCACTAGGGGcatggagggggggaataCTTTTATATACCTCACAAAGTCTTTAATGCTTACCATGATAACTTCGAAAAATGGGATTATTTCTTTTACACTCATTTTGTTCGTGCTTTCACTTAGGAATATGTTCGATATGAAGAAGAGGAACTTTTGCTTGCACGAGATATtcacgttttttattttcttgaaGTACAGGATGGCGCCATCTCTGCGCTGTCCGTTTTCGCCGGCGTTACCACTCCGGAAGTTGCCGCTAACATCGTTTCGGCTAGCATCGTTTCGGCTAGCATCGTTTCGGCTAACACCGTTACCGCTAACATCGTTCCGGCTAACATCGTTCCCGCTAACATCGTTGCCGCTCGCTCCGTTATCACCAGCAGCGGGGGTCCCCTTATTCTCCTCTTCCACCCTCTGCATCATCATCGCGGCGTTCCGCTTCCCCGCGCCCTCTGCGCCGTTCACATTCCTGCACACTGAAGGGTCCATTTTGGAGTAACTGCCATTGTTGCCCTCTTCGGGAGCACAAAAAACTGAGCTCTTCCTGTTATATGtgaaatttccatttttcaaatttctcATAATGTCCGTCTTGGTGGTGCCGCCCTTGAGGTTTTCCATGTAGTGATCATGCTTCGCAAAGTTACTAAaggcttcttcttcatggGGAATTCTCATTGCATTTGTGTTTCCGTTCAGGTTGCTAATCGTGACGGGCATGCTACAGGCGTAGCCGCCCTGTGTGAATTGGGGCGTAACAAACGTGGGCGCAGAAGTGGCACTGATGGGTGAAGAGGCGGAAAATGGTTGTGTGGAAGCAGCAAAGATGGGTGAAGAAGCGACAAAGTTAGGAGAAGATGCAGGATTGATGGTTGAAGATGCAGGATGAAAGGTCGCAGAAGCAGGATGGAAGGACGAAGATGCAGGATTGATGGTTGAAGAAGCAGGATGGAAGGTCGAAGAAGCAGGATGGAAGGACGAAGCAGGATGGAAGGACGACGCAGGATGGAAGGACGAAGCAGGATGAAAGGTCGAAGAAGCTGCAAAGGGGGCGAGCGGAATCGCATACGCTGGCGCAGATGCAACACCGGGTGAGAGTACACAGCTGCCACTTCTGTCCTCGTAGTTGTTAGGATGTCCCGACTGTGCGCTGATATCCATTTCGGCGAAGTTCTTCCCACTGTGTTCATACTTCCCAACGTAATTATTCCCCAGAGTGATACCCGAgatgttataattttcaaCGTTCACATACCTATTAtttgtattaaaattataatcattattattgcagttataattatttggagatttaaatatatacataggGTTAGGGGTGTTGTTAGCACCGCGGGCGCTGTCAGTActgttaatattattaatgccgTCGGTATTGTTAACACTGTTAATATTGTTAACCTGGTCAACAGCGTTAATACTGTTAGTACTGTCAATATTGTTAACGGTGTTGGCGCGGTTCGCGCTGCTGGCCTTATTAGCAGTACTAACACTATTAGCGTTGTTAGCCCAATTAACCCTATTAGCACTATTAACACCACTGACGCCACTAAGACTATTAACACCACTGACACCCTTAGGATTGCTAACAGTAGGAACATTCATAATATGATTCATATTATTAATGTCGTTCATCTCATTCAGCTCATTCAGCTCATTCAGCTCATTCATCTCATTCAAGTTATTCACActatttatgttattattactattcaTATTATTACCTAGGTGAAAATTCGCACTATCTTTCGAGCCGTTACTTTTTCCGTGCGCGTACTTGGCTCCGTTTCCTGTGTAACCTGAGCTCGCCGGAGTTCCACTTTTCTGAGGTGACACTCCAATGATGCTGTTTCCgccgcttcctcctccgatGTTTTCGTTATTCTCCTCGTTGTCTGCACTGCTTTCGTTATAGTACTTCTCCTCCAGGTACCTATTCGCCTTGTCGCCGTCCTCCTTCGTGTCCTCCTTGCGGTTGGTCTTGAGTGGGCCGTTCTTACCATATTCTCCATCCTGTTCCTTTGGATATCTGACCTTTTCTTCGTTCCTTCCATCCAGCGGATTCGAAATGtactttttgttgttgtaGAAGGGGGTCTCCCCGGGCGCTTCATTCGGCACGTTCTCGCTGTTCTTCCTATTTTGATAGCTTTGATAGTTCGCGCCGACTACTCCGTTGGGGTTGCCTACCCCGTTGGAGCCGTCTTGGACGTTCCCATCGCTGGCAAAGTTTGCCCTACTTTGGTAGTTCCCCCCACCTTGGTAGTTCCCCCCACCTTGGTAGTTCCCCCCACCTTGGTAGTTCCCCCCAACTTGGTAATTCCCATCACCTTGGTAgttccctccattttggtaATTCCCGCCATTTTGGTAGCTGCCACCACTTTGGTAATTCCCACCATTATGGTAACTCCCACCACTTTGATAGTTGCCACCACCTTGATAGTTGCCACCATTTTGATAGTTGCCACCGCCTTGATAGTTGCCACCGCCTTGATAGTTGCCACCACCTTGATAGTTGCCACCACCTTGATAGTTGCCACCGCCTTGGTAGCCACCACCACCTTGATAATTCCCACCTCCCACATAACCCGGGAGGGCGTTCTCACTTTCACTGGAGCCCCCCTCATGATCGACTCCCCCAGGCGAGAATAACTTCTGTTGCAAATtggacaaaattttcaaattcataaaattcttaTACACCTGAATATGCTTGAGGGTTATATTATGCGCTTTCAAAAAGATGGGCAAGGCGTTGTAGTATTTATTGTTGGCATTTTCCTTAATGTTTAATTTGTGAATACGTGCATATTTCCTGGAGGCATAAATAGGCTTCATGATTTCTTCGATTTCGATGGATGATTTTTCGATAGCCACTTGTTCGATTatagaataaattaaatttatattttcattaattaaTGCATTCACGACATCGTCCACGATTGTGCTACTCACTTCTGGGGGGCAGTTTTGGTCAAAAACGTTTCTCAGATtttgtattaatatattccTTAATGGTTTTTTGCAGGATACTAGAACGAGGGAGGAGGAGATACTCGTGGCCATTAGTAGGGAGGCCTTATGCATAATCGTTTCTTTCGATTCGTTCACAAAATCTTTCTTAACTAATTCTCTCGTAGTTATACACCCAATGAGGACAAAGCGATCAACAACGGAGGTGATTATTTCCTTGATGGCTGAGTCGAAGGCTAAATAAATTAGCGCTTTGCACTTTAGGTTTAACTTAACTGCTGCAACAATGTTCGTTGATATCActatgtttttcttcaaaatgctTAATATTTCTTCGTTTAGCATTTCGTTAAATTTGTTGTTGTTCACGTTTTCTTGGTACATCGGTGTGCTCTGCATTTTTTGGTTCATGTCGCTCGTTACGCCATATGCAGATGGGGGCGTCgtgtttttgtttcctccGTCAGTACCGCTGTTGCCCATGCTTAGCATGCTGGCCTTTCCATTATTTCCGTTTTTGCCCTTGGGCATGCCGACACTGACGTTTCCAACGCTGCCAACGCCTCCAACGCCGCCAACTCCTCCAACGCTGCCAACGCCGCTGACCATGTTCACCCCGACCTGCTCGCTCGCTTTGAACTTGTCCAACAAGGGCAGAGGAAGCGGGGGCGCAGGAATGCCGCCACCATTCTTCACACCAGATGGTGGTTCCCCAAAACTTTTGTTCAAATTCATGGTACTCGATGGGGACGATACGTAGGACTCCCTCTTGGGATTTTcataaatttcatttttcaacgGCATTTTTGCGCTTTTCAAATCTATGCTTTTGTATGGTCCATCGTTTTTGCTACTTACAGagagtttatttttacccATCAGATAATTTACAACTTTGTACGAGTTGTCCTTAAACTCTGCGTCGTTCAgtttgtccttcttcttaGTTGAAAGTTTTAAATCCTTCAGTAGTGCCTCCTCATTGATGTTATTTCCGTTGCCTTTCGCTGCTAACCCGTCGTTATtcaaaaggagagaaaaatcgCCGTTCCTATTTCCAGCACTGGTGCCGGGGGATCCACCATACGGCCCACCATTCTCCCCTACATACATAAGAGTGTTAAATTTACTGGGGTCACCACCACCTCCACTCATATAGTTAAAAACTGACATGGATTGACTTTCCTTCGTGTTGCTACTTgcggataattttttcatcgtgTTATTATTCTCTACTATCATTTCGTTATTCATGTTATTTTTGGTTACCATTTTGTATCCATTTTCTACACCTTTTTGGAACCCTTTGGAAGGCAAGGGTTGGGTCAAATTGGAGCTCATAAATCTGCTTTTATTTCCGCTACCCGCTCCCTTGTTGCCCAGGAGGATCATATCTACTGACGAATTGAATGCCATGTTGGCGGCGTCGTTTTTACTTCCGTTGCCGAGGACGCCCATGCTGTTCATCATTCCGAGGTTGTTGTCGTTACCACTGTTGTTACCGTTACTATTGTGGCTACTGTTGTTATTGTTGTTGCCGCTAAGGCTGATGGCGTCAATGAGGGCACAGGCTTCCATAGCGTTACTCGCTTCCTTCAGATCTTCGCCCTTTCTACTtttaattaacaaatttgagcTGCCATTTTTATGGCTCACAAACTCGTTCGCGCCGTTATTATTGTTAGTGATGGTCGTCATGATGGAAGACGTggtattattataattattcataGCATTGAATCGGGGGTCCTTACCAAGTAAGAACGCATCAGTTCCATCGGCTGTCACTGCCTCCAACACTCTACCACCCCTCTCATTATTTCTCGCATTTCCATTACCACTAccacttcccccattttgatgcACGAAATTTTCTCCGTAAAAATTGCCACACGCATTGTAGGACTTGTTAAACATATACACTTGCCCTGGGGTTAGATATCCCCCAGAGTGGCTACTACTCTCCCCTAGGTAATTCACACCCATGGTATTGTTCTCGTTGAAGTTATTCCTAACGAATAAATCATTCGTATTTATGGGCAAATTACGACACTTGATAATGTTGCACTTGTTGTAATAATCAAAGACATTAATCTTAAAATAGTTAAACAGTAATTCTATTTCAAAAATTAAGATGGTCTTTAGGGACTGCGCTTCGTGTAGTTCACCaagtaaatttaaaatgccAACAGTCCATGGATTGGGCggcttaaaaattttggaattTTTAATACTCTCTAAAATTTTACACACAGCTGGAAAGGTCACTATCAGGTAGCCATTATCATACGAGTACAAAATTAATTGCTTAATATTCATATGCTTTGACATGAGTGGTTTATTTCTGCCTATTGTTATTATGCCTATCCAGGCccctaaattttttaatagcaATCTATAGGTTGAGGAATCCTTTGTTATCtcgataaaatttaataaggtattaaaaatttcacacGACAAATGAGTAACATGgtcaaatattttatccatttttatggcaCTCAGTAGGTGTAAATATATGAGCATATCAtctgatgtttttttttttataataaattttaacaagttgaagaaaaaaacatctcTTCTTATGATCACGTCctcctcaatttttttttcttcgtatcGGTCGTTAATTCCTGTGATGTACTTGCTATCATCATTTTCGTCTTCATCACTGCTATCGATGTAAAACTCCACATCCGTGCTTTCGCTCACGCATGCATTTTCCTCCACTGTGTTGTCATTACTCGTTTTGGTAAATGCGATCAGATTTACGCCtccctcttcctcctcctcctctttatATTCACAATTGGACGATTCATTTTTCCTCTGATTAGTTGCACTTCCTCCACTGTTTGGATCCTCTTGCCCAAGTTCGTTCATGGCACCGCCGTCGCTTTTATTTCCGCTGCTTTTTGCATTCTCCACGTTGGCGTTGGTCCTATGGGCGGTATCCTTcaaatcgttttttttcttcttatggGTGTTGGCAGCTTCTTCCGATGGGTCTTCTTTACCCTTCTTGCAATTCTTCCCTTGCTTGTCCGCCAAACCACTCTTATCCTCCTGCGCGGGGGGTTGGTCAGTGCCCTTATTTTGACATTTAGATTCGCCTTGCGCGTTAGGGTTGCCTTCTACCGTTCTATCCTCgccctcttttttgttcttctggTCGCTCTTATCATTCGCGCTGTTTGCACTGTTTGCACTGTTTGCACTGTTTACACCGTTCGCACTGCTTGCATTATTCGCGTCGCTGGAGTGGGATTCGTTAAGGCTGGCGATCTTCTCGCCCTTCTCGCCCTTATCTCCCTTCTCGCCCTTATCTCCCTTCTCGCTCTTATCTCCCTTCTCGCCCTTCTCACACTTGTCGTTATTCttcttattcttttttttcttcttcggcTCCGCCTCCTTCTTCGGTTCGCTGGTCTCGTTCACCCCGTTGACCTCGCTCGCTTCGCCCACCTCACCGCCGCTGCTGCCACTGttgctcttccttttctccatgCCACCATTGACAGATGCACCCTTTTCCCGGGACTCGTTCTGTCCCAAGTGACCACCTTCCAAC contains these protein-coding regions:
- a CDS encoding hypothetical protein (putative); protein product: MRMDYHDKGTHFMSIKQHICFINKKSNGCGKGSCGHVSKATLGWDDISTNADNEEDSEGAQTGNHSCTSNDVSAYHPTDAGGSEGCISEDARSISGSIRGSISRSTSHSTSRSTSRSNTGSTITCRSYTSRGATHMGKFKSSASKNLSRNKPSRNRIKNELKNEIKGAGPNRRKSSPLSFKRNAPFSEKNDPQSRVNNNDLTRSSSWCTPNGVIRVEKNKVNDKVNYSLCAQEEADKRSANGENIPTSIVTPASCVYGANLNPFVEEQARHLLMEASKRIINDRRNDECDDYNVDSGQHHRDFTFSSHADVKEDVDNYFFKGGDDVDQTDSCEPPSRHAPLSRMSRGSSDSVSRVNDESNITSVTNVTNVNRPSGITNISASVSWKDRNGIPVWLRSIDAVLGSRTSTTPTGADHIDVAERVHDTFELPNADVSPVEETKLQIRNSNNSSCRKKQDSSGGKGGGTNKAADGNSKEVNNYRGNANANNNSGNSGNNSSNGNGNSSGNRSGNSNRDSGKDDDKDGHRDGRRDGRKDGHKDDDNESNKEDDENDSKDTNKNSRGGNRKNNSADRRNDCGTKDNTMGRGDKKKKNVKDPMMSKGNNGKNSNSAATSGNSTNSASNNVAGGNVAGGNVASGNVVSGNVSSGNVSSGNVASNTNSSTAYPCGNVESHQNNTVSYANIISGKSKNRTKCNTASSVGRMNELPNNVNSKMFASSANTFDNNDSFMSMDDSMNSCNTSNMEMRMFSQVNGMGVSGGLNGLGMPGGPGGPSGPSGLNAMYSLNGMGGNLNGMGSPNDISSLNSMSSFADPHNNAGAFFNLNNNEFLHMCNNNFNLTNGGSMDANNPKYLHMENSLGNANGINNNTGSNALFNPNNNSVYEGNYTMQAMRAGPGGGTTHMDVGNIKDHYINYGNNGMMQNSSDLFYNEHKEKMYLHMTGNLNVSANGNKFHEEKKNNGYFLNRSLQEKYEEDKMVQNGYLKMNVNELSKHENDNFNHMLKNEWILYNKEDIKLDTESNKMVVTMKESVSNDKHMNQNLEDSLNYNEANTLNLLNIAFNEIYQNKKYLIEQIITKKFMCKLAKILKDINPESIKIKGRQLKRLIQIKKGLVKKEEKVQPGRERNATDPYDNANNGDGNTQGNTDGASDKVTKLEGGHLGQNESREKGASVNGGMEKRKSNSGSSGGEVGEASEVNGVNETSEPKKEAEPKKKKKNKKNNDKCEKGEKGDKSEKGDKGEKGDKGEKGEKIASLNESHSSDANNASSANGVNSANSANSANSANDKSDQKNKKEGEDRTVEGNPNAQGESKCQNKGTDQPPAQEDKSGLADKQGKNCKKGKEDPSEEAANTHKKKKNDLKDTAHRTNANVENAKSSGNKSDGGAMNELGQEDPNSGGSATNQRKNESSNCEYKEEEEEEGGVNLIAFTKTSNDNTVEENACVSESTDVEFYIDSSDEDENDDSKYITGINDRYEEKKIEEDVIIRRDVFFFNLLKFIIKKKTSDDMLIYLHLLSAIKMDKIFDHVTHLSCEIFNTLLNFIEITKDSSTYRLLLKNLGAWIGIITIGRNKPLMSKHMNIKQLILYSYDNGYLIVTFPAVCKILESIKNSKIFKPPNPWTVGILNLLGELHEAQSLKTILIFEIELLFNYFKINVFDYYNKCNIIKCRNLPINTNDLFVRNNFNENNTMGVNYLGESSSHSGGYLTPGQVYMFNKSYNACGNFYGENFVHQNGGSGSGNGNARNNERGGRVLEAVTADGTDAFLLGKDPRFNAMNNYNNTTSSIMTTITNNNNGANEFVSHKNGSSNLLIKSRKGEDLKEASNAMEACALIDAISLSGNNNNNSSHNSNGNNSGNDNNLGMMNSMGVLGNGSKNDAANMAFNSSVDMILLGNKGAGSGNKSRFMSSNLTQPLPSKGFQKGVENGYKMVTKNNMNNEMIVENNNTMKKLSASSNTKESQSMSVFNYMSGGGGDPSKFNTLMYVGENGGPYGGSPGTSAGNRNGDFSLLLNNDGLAAKGNGNNINEEALLKDLKLSTKKKDKLNDAEFKDNSYKVVNYLMGKNKLSVSSKNDGPYKSIDLKSAKMPLKNEIYENPKRESYVSSPSSTMNLNKSFGEPPSGVKNGGGIPAPPLPLPLLDKFKASEQVGVNMVSGVGSVGGVGGVGGVGSVGNVSVGMPKGKNGNNGKASMLSMGNSGTDGGNKNTTPPSAYGVTSDMNQKMQSTPMYQENVNNNKFNEMLNEEILSILKKNIVISTNIVAAVKLNLKCKALIYLAFDSAIKEIITSVVDRFVLIGCITTRELVKKDFVNESKETIMHKASLLMATSISSSLVLVSCKKPLRNILIQNLRNVFDQNCPPEVSSTIVDDVVNALINENINLIYSIIEQVAIEKSSIEIEEIMKPIYASRKYARIHKLNIKENANNKYYNALPIFLKAHNITLKHIQVYKNFMNLKILSNLQQKLFSPGGVDHEGGSSESENALPGYVGGGNYQGGGGYQGGGNYQGGGNYQGGGNYQGGGNYQGGGNYQNGGNYQGGGNYQSGGSYHNGGNYQSGGSYQNGGNYQNGGNYQGDGNYQVGGNYQGGGNYQGGGNYQGGGNYQSRANFASDGNVQDGSNGVGNPNGVVGANYQSYQNRKNSENVPNEAPGETPFYNNKKYISNPLDGRNEEKVRYPKEQDGEYGKNGPLKTNRKEDTKEDGDKANRYLEEKYYNESSADNEENNENIGGGSGGNSIIGVSPQKSGTPASSGYTGNGAKYAHGKSNGSKDSANFHLGNNMNSNNNINSVNNLNEMNELNELNELNEMNDINNMNHIMNVPTVSNPKGVSGVNSLSGVSGVNSANRVNWANNANSVSTANKASSANRANTVNNIDSTNSINAVDQVNNINSVNNTDGINNINSTDSARGANNTPNPMYIFKSPNNYNCNNNDYNFNTNNRYVNVENYNISGITLGNNYVGKYEHSGKNFAEMDISAQSGHPNNYEDRSGSCVLSPGVASAPAYAIPLAPFAASSTFHPASSFHPASSFHPASSFHPASSTFHPASSTINPASSSFHPASATFHPASSTINPASSPNFVASSPIFAASTQPFSASSPISATSAPGGYACSMPVTISNLNGNTNAMRIPHEEEAFSNFAKHDHYMENLKGGTTKTDIMRNLKNGNFTYNRKSSVFCAPEEGNNGSYSKMDPSVCRNVNGAEGAGKRNAAMMMQRVEEENKGTPAAGDNGASGNDVSGNDVSRNDVSGNGVSRNDASRNDASRNDVSGNFRSGNAGENGQRRDGAILYFKKIKNVNISCKQKFLFFISNIFLSESTNKMSVKEIIPFFEVIMVSIKDFVRYIKVFPPSMPLVNNFKSYCNVKTPYYKFEKLTCAVTHSLLVLTYLSTDHEIFVLCKLLILICESAADKNETYKIIGTKLFKIVQEAIKKMLVLLSRSEQSAREETLSLPVYSGEEGEKSANGVNGGSCDGTVSSSLRGKDETPIQSTTNGSAREDKSEHTNPGNINELFLHLEVLLCILEQMCRNSRELKKLVTSYIEDTQSYNVNHMVPFIRYNLIDHKELNKMLCKISRYSNNLNFVTFCTELINYVVIKKKYLAVDHVKKTIKKLIMINKMLCSDNEHAYFPSTEEVLLQSTKRELKQMFEGLKCLKKQTRESQEEGESIKTCINLTEYIFPTKGGREKARKEKSADRVCKGSGAGKAKEEEIQRTNGEVNGEYTQKESSSKKDAGAPNKRDQQKEQMLKEKNKQIMPISVTHQNSNNEHTNKPSVTSEESSNNNPPNAGNSFFIANVKIQYDHNNVDERTMYLLERLSVENKNINSEKMIRKEIVSNDLNKESNCAKKESANLNGENTNSDNKEEHMNHHLKNGSAVSINGSSIKREDGDVRNFEDSSEQGPNQAAEKKHFSSSSLYSFESNNSEMSDYSSSSSNSFSQIRQGEEEEKKNHDNDTSSSSSSVASSMSSASALSTLSASYLAMQSELQKGTNLKIPESQKNSLINYVPSVKESNVNDKPPEKYMQYYYVRDVLYEPVRCKFLPAPPVVKEEMGLFIAYLFAEWYILYKNYLNILKMSIWNPMLEIIKQQHISKCIKYLMKLWTCGLLCTDHVMDQFLSHSISISVSIAVQNLNKSAHDIKLGDTVNESSASSREGQPVEGDVSRKTDVAEVSQTDEPQLHTKESPEETVQKGELTGSKDHCNRIAPDEGKKELANENFVKDKTNDAELRETHKTSELLNYSYVDAWCKMVVTMNKLVDQEQLSPVIILQRALHVICRVIHKKCETEKKTFNQRPYFRVLHCLLVDIHESCVYANDIYIYMDCFANCFSLLSPLRVPSFCFSWLELISSKYFMPKMLSKICGWEAYKGLLVALFTFMNFFLKKVKISKAIEALYIGTVRILLVLLHDFPDFLSCYYVTFCSLFPLNCIQLRNLVLSAFPRNIKLPDPFMSDVKIDLLQEIKLVPKILTNIIFPLFKKKLKNLIDEYFTNRDFTLLLHIKDKLFFSKRKMYQYSVKYDVDILNSLIMYVGTSICRAKVNNMFRFNSNCDPVLLLKCEDSKGNVADNQNELLQEIVLRDPVKKKKKKKKYCFPYKTE